One Luteibacter sp. 9135 DNA segment encodes these proteins:
- the trhA gene encoding PAQR family membrane homeostasis protein TrhA, which produces MSFDSAQPRYPLGEEVASSVIHGIGLVLSIAGLAVLVAFSVMYGDTRTVVASSVFGATLILLYAASTLYHSIPGAAAKRVLRTCDHIAIFLLIAGTYTPFTLLALHGAWRWGLFSTIWTLAILGSLAELGMLKRYRKAAVIMYVGMGWVAAVAVQPLRESVPTGGLLLLLAGGLAYTGGVPFYIARKLPYHHAIWHVFVLAGSVCHFFAVLFYLIPQGPATH; this is translated from the coding sequence ATGTCTTTCGACAGCGCCCAGCCGCGCTATCCCCTCGGAGAAGAAGTCGCCAGCAGCGTGATTCACGGCATCGGTCTGGTGCTGAGCATTGCCGGTCTCGCCGTGCTCGTGGCGTTTTCGGTCATGTACGGCGACACGCGTACCGTGGTGGCCAGTTCGGTGTTCGGCGCCACGCTGATCCTGCTGTATGCGGCGTCCACCCTGTATCACTCCATCCCAGGCGCGGCCGCGAAGCGGGTCCTGCGTACGTGCGATCACATCGCCATCTTCCTGCTGATCGCCGGCACCTATACGCCCTTTACGCTGCTGGCGCTGCATGGCGCCTGGCGCTGGGGCCTGTTCTCCACCATCTGGACGCTGGCGATCCTCGGCAGCTTGGCCGAACTGGGCATGCTCAAGCGCTACCGCAAGGCGGCCGTGATCATGTACGTGGGGATGGGCTGGGTGGCGGCCGTCGCTGTCCAGCCACTCCGCGAGAGCGTGCCCACGGGTGGGCTGTTGCTGCTCCTGGCCGGCGGCCTGGCCTACACCGGCGGCGTGCCGTTCTACATCGCGCGCAAGCTGCCTTACCACCACGCGATCTGGCACGTCTTCGTGCTGGCCGGCAGCGTGTGCCACTTCTTCGCCGTCCTGTTTTACCTCATCCCACAGGGGCCCGCCACGCACTGA
- a CDS encoding TonB-dependent receptor: MKNHFFLRRSALALAVCTCLGGVSGAYAQSTTGSINGSVPAGANETVVVESGTGFRREVPVDARGRYAVNQIPLGTYTVTLMRDGKAVDSRKDVTLRVGASSDVSFNAPATATATASDATSLGGVTVTGTALPSIDVTTVDSRTVVTAEQLAKLPLGRNAEAIARLAPGVVNNGANFQSDTGRSVASFGGAASNENAYYVNGFNTTDPLNALGGLQLPYGAVDQQEVYTGGYSAQYGRSDGGVINQVGKRGTNEWHYGAQVLWEPNWARASGPDLHYARTPASAPAGDLYQPKSQNDKWVTTVSAYAGGPLIKDKLFFFVAGEFEKQGYRNVNSVGTSTPASTNNYSNPRWYTKLDWNINESNILELTSAGDKREGSGTRYAYNYADRSRTGSIGPVNDTKTGGDFWVAKYTGYLTDNLTVSATYGKMTSKNYEQPGDYDPNLARVDNAAAQNPALNGGNLIQNNQVGDISSPDRGNKTNNLRFDVTYVAGDHTLSVGIDNVKSQVLDFGTVSPGPGYSWTYDQTTDPLAPIDNHAGRNFVPAPGLFPNGQDGYYVHRDININLSNVRSDQRAQYIEDKWKITDRWLLSLGVRNDQFTDYNPSGQAFITQTRPQWAPRIGASWDVNGDGSFKVYANAGRYYLGLPLNPATGAAAGYTATQQYYTYAGINPVDGTPTGLTPFSGVVSGNNSYGIPPDPRTVAGKGLKAENQDEYILGFDKTLGENWTYGSKLTWRKLNTVIDDFCDIDLVTAKANALGYTVGSTNSCYLVNGGHGNTFTLLDGGGNAFEVPLSRKEMGMPSTKRRYYSVELYAEHQFDGVWYGKFDYVFSRSYGNTEGQARTDSRQSGAAGSMDWDNRYVMEYANGDLGNDHPHVFKAYGYWQFAPEWQLSGNLQAASGAPEVCLGYFGGDDPDPAHYGSAYHYCDGQPSPPGKQGRLPWTFQVDMGVTYRPEWAAKRLAFSANVFNVLNQQRPTYRYPTKYSAPGTLNTIYRVPIYTQDPRYARLAVSYDF; this comes from the coding sequence ATGAAGAACCACTTTTTCTTACGCAGGAGCGCGCTCGCCCTGGCGGTGTGCACCTGCCTGGGCGGCGTCTCCGGCGCCTACGCGCAGTCCACCACCGGCAGCATCAACGGCAGCGTGCCCGCAGGCGCCAACGAGACCGTGGTGGTCGAGAGCGGCACCGGCTTCCGCCGGGAAGTGCCCGTGGATGCGCGCGGCCGCTACGCGGTCAACCAGATCCCGCTCGGCACCTACACCGTCACGCTGATGCGTGACGGCAAGGCGGTGGACTCGCGCAAGGACGTGACCCTTCGCGTGGGCGCCAGCAGCGACGTGTCGTTCAACGCGCCGGCCACCGCGACGGCCACGGCCTCGGATGCGACCAGCCTTGGCGGTGTCACCGTGACCGGCACAGCCCTGCCCAGCATCGACGTCACCACCGTCGACTCCCGCACCGTGGTGACTGCCGAGCAGCTGGCCAAGCTGCCGCTGGGCCGCAATGCCGAGGCCATCGCGCGACTCGCCCCCGGCGTGGTCAATAACGGCGCCAACTTCCAGAGCGACACCGGTCGTTCGGTGGCCAGCTTCGGCGGCGCCGCGTCCAACGAAAACGCGTACTACGTCAACGGCTTCAACACCACCGACCCGCTCAACGCGCTGGGTGGCCTGCAGCTGCCGTACGGCGCCGTGGACCAGCAGGAGGTGTACACCGGCGGTTACAGCGCGCAGTACGGACGTTCCGACGGCGGCGTGATCAACCAGGTGGGCAAGCGCGGCACCAACGAGTGGCACTACGGCGCGCAGGTGCTGTGGGAACCCAACTGGGCGCGCGCTTCCGGCCCGGACCTGCATTACGCGCGCACGCCGGCCTCGGCACCTGCGGGCGACCTTTACCAGCCCAAGAGCCAGAACGACAAATGGGTGACGACGGTCAGTGCTTATGCGGGTGGCCCGTTGATCAAGGACAAGCTGTTCTTCTTCGTGGCCGGTGAGTTCGAGAAACAGGGCTACCGCAACGTCAACTCCGTGGGCACCAGCACGCCGGCCTCGACCAACAACTACAGCAACCCGCGCTGGTACACCAAGCTGGACTGGAACATCAACGAGAGCAACATCCTCGAACTGACCAGCGCCGGCGACAAGCGCGAGGGCTCGGGCACCCGCTATGCCTATAACTACGCGGACCGCTCGCGCACCGGCTCCATCGGCCCCGTGAACGACACCAAGACCGGCGGCGATTTCTGGGTCGCCAAGTACACCGGCTACCTGACGGACAACCTGACCGTCAGCGCCACGTACGGCAAGATGACCTCGAAGAACTACGAGCAGCCGGGCGACTACGATCCGAACCTGGCGCGCGTGGACAACGCCGCCGCACAGAACCCGGCACTCAACGGCGGCAACCTGATCCAGAACAACCAGGTGGGTGACATCAGTTCGCCCGACCGCGGCAACAAGACGAACAACCTGCGTTTCGACGTCACGTATGTGGCGGGCGACCACACCCTCTCGGTGGGTATCGACAACGTCAAGTCCCAGGTGCTGGATTTCGGGACGGTCAGCCCGGGTCCCGGTTATTCCTGGACCTACGACCAGACCACCGACCCCTTGGCGCCCATCGACAACCATGCGGGGCGCAATTTTGTGCCCGCGCCCGGCCTGTTCCCGAACGGACAGGACGGTTACTACGTGCACCGCGACATCAATATCAACCTGTCCAACGTGCGCTCGGACCAGAGGGCCCAGTACATCGAGGACAAGTGGAAGATCACCGATCGCTGGCTGCTGTCCTTGGGCGTGCGCAACGACCAGTTCACCGACTACAACCCGTCAGGCCAGGCGTTCATCACGCAGACCCGTCCGCAGTGGGCACCACGCATCGGCGCGTCATGGGACGTGAATGGCGACGGCAGCTTCAAGGTCTACGCCAACGCCGGCCGCTACTACCTCGGCCTGCCGCTCAATCCCGCTACCGGCGCCGCCGCCGGTTACACGGCCACGCAGCAGTACTACACCTACGCCGGGATCAATCCGGTGGACGGCACGCCCACGGGCCTCACTCCCTTCAGCGGCGTGGTCTCGGGCAACAACTCCTACGGCATCCCGCCGGACCCACGCACGGTGGCCGGCAAGGGCCTGAAGGCCGAGAACCAGGACGAGTACATCCTCGGCTTCGACAAGACGCTGGGTGAAAACTGGACCTACGGCTCCAAGCTGACCTGGCGCAAGCTCAACACGGTGATCGACGACTTCTGCGACATCGACCTGGTCACCGCCAAGGCCAACGCGCTGGGCTACACCGTCGGCTCGACCAACAGCTGCTACCTGGTCAACGGCGGCCACGGCAACACCTTCACCTTGCTGGATGGTGGCGGCAACGCGTTCGAAGTGCCGCTCAGCCGCAAGGAAATGGGCATGCCGTCCACCAAGCGCCGTTATTACAGCGTGGAGCTGTACGCGGAACATCAGTTCGACGGTGTCTGGTACGGCAAGTTCGACTATGTGTTCTCGCGCTCGTACGGCAACACCGAAGGCCAGGCACGCACCGATTCGCGCCAGTCCGGTGCCGCCGGCAGCATGGACTGGGACAACCGGTACGTCATGGAGTACGCCAACGGCGACCTGGGCAACGACCATCCGCACGTGTTCAAGGCCTACGGCTACTGGCAGTTCGCGCCGGAATGGCAGCTGTCCGGCAACCTGCAGGCCGCCAGCGGCGCGCCTGAAGTGTGCCTGGGCTACTTCGGCGGTGACGACCCGGATCCGGCCCACTACGGCAGCGCCTACCACTACTGCGACGGGCAGCCGTCGCCGCCGGGCAAGCAGGGCCGCCTGCCGTGGACCTTCCAGGTGGACATGGGCGTGACCTATCGCCCCGAGTGGGCCGCCAAGCGCCTGGCATTCTCGGCCAACGTGTTCAACGTTCTGAACCAGCAACGCCCGACGTACCGCTATCCGACCAAGTACTCCGCGCCGGGCACGCTCAACACGATCTACCGCGTGCCGATCTACACGCAGGACCCGCGCTACGCCCGTCTTGCGGTGAGCTACGACTTCTAG
- a CDS encoding exodeoxyribonuclease III yields MKIATFNVNGIRSRLPHLLEWLGKESPDIVCLQELKATDKTFPVDAINEAGYGALWAGQTAWNGVAILARGADPVESRRGLPGDTRDVQSRYLEAAVHGVLVGCLYLPNGNPQPGPKFDYKLAWFERFIRHADGLLATGHPVVLAGDYNVVPTDADIYDPTHWRRDALMQPESREAFHRLLEQGWTDAVRHTHPDETIYTFWDYFRQHWPRDRGLRIDHLLLSPDLAARLMGSGVDRWVRDLPKASDHAPVWAEWSTRAPRKRAARKTATKRNT; encoded by the coding sequence ATGAAGATCGCGACCTTCAACGTCAACGGTATCCGCTCGCGCCTGCCGCACCTGCTTGAGTGGCTTGGCAAGGAAAGCCCGGACATCGTGTGCCTGCAGGAACTGAAGGCCACGGACAAGACCTTTCCCGTGGATGCGATCAACGAAGCGGGCTATGGTGCCCTGTGGGCGGGCCAGACCGCCTGGAACGGCGTGGCCATCCTCGCCCGTGGTGCTGACCCGGTGGAAAGCCGACGGGGCCTGCCGGGCGACACGCGCGACGTGCAAAGCCGCTACCTTGAGGCTGCCGTGCACGGCGTGCTGGTGGGCTGTCTTTATCTGCCCAATGGCAATCCGCAGCCGGGTCCCAAGTTCGACTACAAGCTGGCCTGGTTCGAGCGATTCATCCGTCATGCCGACGGCCTGCTTGCCACGGGCCATCCGGTTGTTCTCGCGGGTGACTATAACGTCGTGCCCACGGATGCCGACATCTACGATCCCACGCACTGGCGACGCGACGCCCTGATGCAGCCCGAAAGCCGCGAGGCCTTCCATCGCCTGCTCGAGCAGGGCTGGACGGACGCGGTACGCCACACGCATCCGGACGAGACGATCTATACCTTCTGGGATTACTTCCGCCAGCACTGGCCGCGTGATCGCGGCCTGCGCATCGACCATCTTCTCCTGTCCCCGGATCTGGCGGCTCGCCTCATGGGATCGGGCGTGGACCGATGGGTAAGGGACCTGCCCAAGGCCAGCGACCATGCCCCGGTGTGGGCGGAGTGGTCGACCCGGGCGCCGAGGAAACGGGCGGCCCGGAAGACAGCGACGAAGCGGAATACGTAA
- a CDS encoding DUF456 domain-containing protein: MDLFLYLLAAALIVGGIAGAILPMLPGIPMIFGGIWLAAAVDEYRHLGWGWLLAIGIVGAVGIALDFISASLGAKKIGASPRALWGAGIGTTIGMFFGLPGLLLGPFLGAVAGELWSGKSVLRSAHVGVSTWFGMLLGIVAKAVLSFLMLGMAALALLFS; the protein is encoded by the coding sequence ATGGACCTCTTTCTCTACCTGCTGGCCGCGGCCCTGATCGTCGGCGGCATCGCCGGGGCCATCCTGCCGATGCTGCCCGGCATCCCGATGATCTTCGGCGGCATCTGGCTCGCGGCCGCCGTGGACGAATACCGGCACCTGGGCTGGGGCTGGCTGCTGGCCATCGGCATTGTCGGTGCGGTCGGCATCGCGCTGGACTTCATCTCGGCCTCGCTGGGGGCAAAGAAGATCGGCGCCAGCCCGCGCGCCCTGTGGGGCGCGGGGATCGGCACCACCATCGGCATGTTCTTCGGCCTGCCCGGCCTGCTGCTCGGGCCGTTCCTGGGTGCGGTGGCGGGCGAGCTGTGGTCGGGCAAGAGCGTGCTGCGCTCCGCGCACGTCGGCGTCAGCACGTGGTTCGGCATGCTGCTGGGCATCGTCGCCAAGGCGGTGCTGTCCTTCCTCATGCTCGGCATGGCCGCGCTGGCACTGCTCTTCAGCTAG
- a CDS encoding RIO1 family regulatory kinase/ATPase domain-containing protein, with translation MPDATTENVTLLKADELGRIERVERDGVVVIRRDIASARWWARSFARRAAAREARALARLEGIDGVPRLLAWNGRVLERSYMAGQPMQQGQPRDPAYYRQALRLLSVLHRRGIVHNDLAKEPNWLLREDGTPGLVDFQIAWTRGRRGRLFRLLAREDLRHLLKHKRTYAPDRLSVRQQAILSRPAPHSRLWRATGKRLYKLIARRIFGYWDNEGQGRVRR, from the coding sequence GTGCCCGACGCGACAACCGAAAACGTGACCCTGCTCAAGGCCGACGAGCTCGGCCGCATCGAGCGCGTGGAGCGCGATGGCGTGGTGGTGATCCGCCGCGACATCGCCTCCGCACGCTGGTGGGCACGGAGCTTTGCACGCCGGGCGGCCGCGCGCGAGGCGCGCGCGCTGGCACGGCTGGAAGGCATCGACGGCGTGCCGCGCCTGCTGGCCTGGAACGGCCGGGTGCTGGAGCGCAGCTACATGGCCGGCCAGCCGATGCAGCAAGGACAGCCACGGGACCCGGCGTATTACCGCCAGGCCCTGCGCCTGCTCAGCGTGCTGCACCGTCGCGGCATCGTCCACAACGACCTGGCCAAGGAGCCGAACTGGCTACTGCGCGAGGACGGCACGCCGGGCCTGGTGGATTTCCAGATCGCCTGGACCCGCGGCCGCCGCGGTCGCCTGTTCCGCCTGCTGGCGCGGGAAGACCTGCGCCACCTGCTCAAGCACAAGCGCACCTACGCGCCCGATCGCCTCTCCGTTCGCCAGCAGGCGATCCTGTCCCGCCCGGCACCGCACTCCCGGTTGTGGCGGGCCACCGGCAAGCGGCTGTACAAGCTTATCGCGCGGCGGATCTTCGGCTACTGGGACAACGAGGGGCAGGGGCGCGTACGCCGCTGA
- a CDS encoding DUF3298 and DUF4163 domain-containing protein, with amino-acid sequence MLSRHILSLVLAVGMLGACHDDANPSTGGETPRSAKATAAKDTESGEEGLYTVEVKLPALPIEAAPLRAILERYVDRQRRAFLESLDAPGAREQARELPWDLNLDIAVASHTDRFINVQVDGSAFTGGAHPAPIVDSFTYDLRKQRVVGIVELFADAHAAEGAFATEARRQLLTALDDQDDPLSSDSRQIDEGTTPGKDHYRVFGLLTGPDDKVHGLTFIFPPYQVAPYAAGPQAVDVPSEAFRAFLKPEYREAFH; translated from the coding sequence ATGTTGTCGCGACACATCCTGTCGCTGGTTCTCGCCGTCGGCATGCTGGGCGCATGCCACGACGACGCGAATCCGTCGACCGGCGGGGAGACGCCTCGTTCCGCAAAGGCCACCGCCGCCAAGGATACCGAATCCGGTGAGGAAGGCCTCTATACGGTGGAAGTGAAGCTGCCCGCGCTGCCGATCGAGGCCGCCCCGTTGCGTGCCATTCTGGAGCGCTACGTGGACCGGCAGCGGCGTGCCTTCCTGGAAAGCCTGGATGCGCCGGGCGCGCGTGAGCAGGCCCGCGAATTGCCGTGGGACCTCAACCTGGACATCGCCGTGGCATCGCACACGGATCGCTTCATCAACGTGCAGGTGGACGGCTCCGCCTTCACCGGCGGCGCGCACCCCGCGCCGATCGTCGACAGCTTCACCTACGACCTGCGCAAGCAGCGCGTCGTCGGCATCGTCGAGCTGTTCGCCGATGCGCACGCGGCCGAGGGCGCCTTCGCCACCGAGGCACGTCGCCAGCTGCTGACCGCGCTGGACGACCAGGACGATCCGCTGTCCTCGGACAGCCGGCAGATCGATGAAGGCACCACGCCGGGCAAGGACCACTACCGCGTGTTCGGGCTGCTCACCGGCCCGGACGACAAGGTGCATGGCCTGACCTTCATCTTCCCGCCCTACCAGGTAGCGCCCTACGCCGCAGGCCCGCAGGCCGTGGACGTGCCCAGCGAGGCGTTCCGCGCCTTTCTCAAACCCGAGTACCGCGAGGCCTTCCACTGA
- a CDS encoding ferredoxin--NADP reductase yields MVALATEHVIDVHHWNDTLFSFRTTRDPGFRFESGHFVMIGLEVDGRPLMRAYSIASAHYEEHLEFFSIKVQDGPLTSRLQHLKPGDPVIVSRKPTGTLVLNDLKPGKRLYLLGTGTGLAPFMSIIRDPETYDRFDTIVLAHGVRHVNDLAYSDYIENELPKHEYLGDLVREKLIYYPTVTREDFRNRGRITDAIADGELARATGLPQLNPAEDRVMLCGSPSMLDDICVLLDGEGFQASPRTREPGDYVIERAFVEK; encoded by the coding sequence ATGGTGGCACTGGCGACCGAGCACGTCATCGACGTGCATCACTGGAACGACACCCTTTTCAGTTTCCGCACCACGCGCGATCCGGGCTTCCGCTTCGAGAGCGGGCATTTCGTGATGATCGGCCTGGAAGTGGACGGGCGCCCGCTCATGCGCGCCTATTCCATCGCCAGCGCGCATTACGAGGAGCACCTGGAGTTCTTCAGCATCAAGGTGCAGGACGGCCCGCTCACCTCCCGGCTGCAGCACCTGAAGCCGGGCGATCCGGTGATCGTCAGCCGCAAGCCCACCGGCACGCTGGTGCTCAACGACCTCAAGCCGGGCAAGCGCCTCTACCTGCTGGGCACCGGCACGGGGCTGGCCCCGTTCATGTCGATCATCCGCGACCCGGAAACCTACGACCGCTTCGACACCATCGTCCTGGCCCACGGCGTGCGTCACGTGAACGACCTGGCCTACTCCGACTACATCGAGAACGAGCTGCCGAAGCACGAATACCTGGGCGACCTGGTGCGCGAGAAGCTGATCTATTACCCCACGGTCACCCGTGAGGACTTCCGCAACCGCGGACGCATCACCGATGCCATCGCCGACGGCGAGCTGGCCCGGGCCACCGGCCTGCCCCAGCTCAACCCGGCCGAGGACCGCGTCATGCTCTGCGGCAGTCCGTCCATGCTGGACGATATCTGCGTGCTGCTGGACGGCGAAGGCTTCCAGGCCTCGCCGCGCACCCGCGAGCCGGGCGACTACGTCATCGAGCGCGCCTTCGTCGAGAAGTAG
- a CDS encoding DUF885 domain-containing protein yields MFRPLALAAAITFAVGTLHAETAPPAWIARSNADAQPLLDVTARFSPESATDIGIKGYDEKIVDLGPDVDKRQRAALVEVARKVADRLAEEKDPNVRQDLQILAKQVAGSIKGIDLDDQYLIPWYDAGQIVFSGEFSLLNEESTPAQNKAALGRLKCYVGMTPGCTPLVDQARARTTERLGNEALLGPVKADVEQKLGNTQRYVDGIRKLFAEKKIPGSDEAMNRLDTQLKAYNAWVKATVLPRSRTDFRLPEPLYAYNLEQVGLDIAPRDLIGRAQLEFMETTYALQMLAPVVAKAEGLPNGDYRAVLKALKKKQLPKDKVESTYHTVLGKIEDTIRTQRIVELPKRQMAMRLASEAESARTPAPHMDPPPFIDNTGQRGTFVLTSGNPPANGDASQAYDDFTFEAAAWTLTAHEGRPGHELQFAAMVEQGVSLTRSLFAFNSVNVEGWALYSEAEMMPYEPPAGQFIALQFRLLRAARAFLDPMLNLGLVSRERAHDILVNDVGLSEPMARQELDRYTLNSPGQATAYFYGYTRILQLRAETQTRLGAAFDRKAFNDFLIAQGLLPPDLLAEAVRTRFMPGTATKANASP; encoded by the coding sequence ATGTTCAGACCACTCGCCCTCGCGGCGGCCATCACGTTCGCCGTCGGCACGCTGCACGCGGAAACGGCACCGCCGGCCTGGATCGCGCGCAGCAATGCCGACGCCCAGCCGCTGCTGGACGTCACCGCGCGCTTCAGTCCGGAATCCGCCACCGACATCGGCATCAAGGGTTACGACGAGAAGATCGTCGACCTGGGCCCGGACGTGGACAAGCGCCAGCGCGCCGCCCTGGTGGAGGTAGCCCGCAAGGTGGCTGACCGGCTGGCCGAGGAAAAGGACCCGAACGTCCGGCAGGACCTGCAGATCCTGGCCAAGCAGGTCGCGGGCAGCATCAAGGGCATCGACCTCGACGACCAGTACCTCATTCCCTGGTACGACGCCGGGCAGATCGTCTTCAGCGGCGAGTTCTCGCTGCTGAACGAGGAAAGCACGCCCGCACAGAACAAGGCCGCGCTGGGCCGCCTGAAGTGCTATGTCGGCATGACCCCCGGCTGCACGCCGCTGGTCGACCAGGCCCGCGCGCGCACCACCGAGCGGCTGGGCAACGAGGCCCTGCTGGGCCCCGTCAAGGCCGACGTCGAACAGAAGCTGGGCAACACGCAGCGCTATGTCGACGGCATCCGCAAACTGTTCGCCGAGAAGAAGATCCCCGGCAGCGACGAGGCCATGAACCGGCTCGATACCCAGCTGAAGGCATACAACGCCTGGGTGAAAGCCACGGTGCTGCCGCGCTCGCGCACGGACTTCCGCCTGCCCGAGCCGCTGTATGCGTACAACCTGGAGCAGGTGGGCCTGGATATCGCCCCGCGCGACCTGATCGGCCGGGCGCAGCTGGAGTTCATGGAAACCACCTATGCGCTGCAGATGCTGGCCCCCGTGGTCGCGAAGGCCGAAGGCCTGCCGAACGGCGATTACCGCGCCGTGCTCAAGGCGCTGAAGAAGAAGCAGCTGCCCAAGGACAAGGTGGAATCGACCTACCACACGGTGCTGGGCAAGATCGAGGACACCATCCGCACGCAGCGCATCGTGGAACTGCCGAAGCGGCAGATGGCCATGCGCCTGGCGTCGGAGGCAGAGAGCGCGCGCACGCCCGCACCGCACATGGACCCGCCGCCTTTCATCGACAACACCGGACAGCGCGGCACGTTCGTGCTGACCTCCGGCAACCCGCCGGCCAACGGCGATGCCAGCCAGGCGTACGACGACTTCACCTTCGAGGCCGCCGCCTGGACGCTCACGGCGCACGAAGGACGCCCGGGCCACGAGTTGCAGTTTGCCGCGATGGTGGAACAGGGCGTGTCGCTGACCCGCAGCCTGTTCGCCTTCAACAGCGTGAACGTGGAAGGCTGGGCGCTGTATTCGGAAGCGGAGATGATGCCTTACGAGCCGCCGGCGGGGCAGTTCATCGCCTTGCAGTTCCGCCTGCTGCGCGCGGCGCGCGCCTTCCTCGACCCCATGCTCAACCTCGGGCTGGTATCGCGCGAACGCGCCCACGACATCCTCGTGAACGACGTCGGCTTGTCCGAGCCGATGGCGCGGCAGGAACTGGATCGCTACACGCTGAATTCGCCCGGCCAGGCCACCGCGTATTTCTACGGCTATACGCGCATCCTGCAATTGCGTGCGGAAACGCAGACCCGGCTGGGCGCTGCCTTCGATCGCAAGGCGTTCAACGATTTCCTGATCGCCCAGGGCCTGTTGCCACCCGACCTGCTGGCCGAGGCCGTACGCACCCGGTTCATGCCCGGAACGGCAACGAAAGCCAACGCCTCGCCCTGA